In the Mycolicibacter sp. MU0102 genome, one interval contains:
- a CDS encoding DUF1707 domain-containing protein has product MTTRFVTPSDSAVRVGDAERGHAADHLGQAFTQGYLSMEEYETRLARAFEAQTAGALRDLLTDLPVAQIIRRDPRRRAQRRAAARRGVRMHLGAYLAVSVLMIAIWLVTAVFAGAWYFWPVWPILGWGIGIVSHAIPVGACARRTTAGS; this is encoded by the coding sequence ATGACCACGAGATTCGTTACACCATCGGATTCTGCGGTACGAGTAGGTGACGCGGAACGGGGACATGCCGCCGATCATCTCGGTCAGGCATTCACTCAGGGATATCTGTCGATGGAGGAATACGAGACGCGACTGGCCCGGGCTTTTGAGGCTCAAACCGCCGGCGCGCTCAGGGATCTGCTCACCGATCTGCCTGTCGCGCAGATCATCAGGCGTGACCCGCGCCGTCGTGCGCAACGTCGTGCCGCCGCGCGACGGGGCGTGCGGATGCACTTGGGCGCTTACCTGGCGGTGTCGGTGTTGATGATCGCCATCTGGTTGGTGACTGCGGTGTTCGCCGGCGCGTGGTACTTCTGGCCGGTCTGGCCGATCCTCGGGTGGGGCATCGGCATCGTTTCGCACGCGATTCCCGTCGGGGCGTGTGCGCGAAGAACTACGGCCGGTAGCTGA
- a CDS encoding pyridoxal phosphate-dependent aminotransferase, with translation MPWPATGSQPRQRTFAQSTKLQDVLYEIRGPIHAQAARMEAEGHRILKLNIGNPAPFGFDAPDVIMRDMIQALPYAQGYSDSQGILPARRAVVTRYELVEGFPRFDVDDVYLGNGVSELISLVLQALLDNGDQVLIPAPDYPLWTASTSLAGGTPVHYLCDETQGWQPDIADMESKITERTKALVVINPNNPTGAVYSREVLSQIAELARKHQLLLLADEIYDKILYDDAEHTSLATLAPDLLCLTFNGLSKAYRVAGYRSGWLAITGPKEHATSFLEGINLLANMRLCPNVPAQHAIQVALGGHQSIDDLVLPGGRLLEQRDVAWSKLNEIPGVSCVKPRGALYAFPRLDPEVYPIDNDEQLVLDLLLQEKILVTQGTGFNWPAPDHLRIVTLPWARDLSSAIERLGNFLVSYRP, from the coding sequence ATGCCCTGGCCTGCCACCGGCAGCCAGCCACGGCAGCGTACGTTCGCGCAGTCGACCAAACTGCAGGATGTCCTCTACGAGATCCGCGGTCCGATCCATGCCCAGGCCGCCCGGATGGAGGCCGAAGGGCACCGCATCCTCAAGCTCAACATCGGCAACCCGGCACCGTTCGGGTTCGACGCGCCCGACGTGATCATGCGGGACATGATCCAGGCGCTGCCGTATGCGCAGGGTTACTCGGACTCCCAGGGCATCCTGCCGGCCCGGCGCGCGGTGGTCACCCGCTACGAGCTGGTTGAGGGATTCCCCCGCTTCGACGTCGACGATGTCTACCTCGGGAACGGCGTATCCGAGCTGATTTCGCTGGTACTGCAGGCGCTGTTGGACAACGGCGACCAGGTGCTGATCCCCGCACCGGATTACCCGTTGTGGACGGCATCGACCTCGCTGGCCGGTGGTACGCCGGTGCACTATCTGTGCGACGAGACCCAGGGTTGGCAGCCCGACATCGCCGACATGGAATCGAAGATCACCGAACGCACCAAGGCGTTGGTGGTGATCAACCCCAACAACCCGACCGGTGCGGTCTACAGCCGCGAGGTGCTCAGCCAGATCGCCGAGTTGGCCCGCAAGCACCAGCTGTTGCTGCTGGCCGACGAGATCTACGACAAGATCCTCTACGACGACGCCGAGCACACCAGCCTGGCCACCCTGGCGCCAGATCTGTTGTGTCTGACCTTCAATGGCCTGTCGAAGGCCTACCGGGTAGCCGGCTACCGCTCCGGCTGGCTGGCGATCACCGGCCCCAAGGAGCATGCGACCAGCTTCCTGGAGGGCATCAATCTGCTGGCCAACATGCGACTGTGCCCGAATGTGCCGGCCCAGCACGCCATTCAGGTGGCGCTGGGCGGCCACCAGAGCATTGATGATCTGGTGCTGCCGGGCGGCCGGCTGCTCGAACAGCGTGACGTCGCCTGGAGCAAGCTCAACGAGATCCCCGGCGTCTCCTGCGTCAAGCCCCGCGGCGCGCTCTACGCGTTCCCGCGCCTGGACCCCGAGGTCTACCCGATCGACAACGACGAGCAGTTGGTACTGGACCTGTTGTTGCAGGAGAAGATCCTGGTCACCCAGGGCACCGGGTTCAACTGGCCGGCGCCCGACCACCTGCGCATCGTGACCCTGCCGTGGGCCCGCGACCTGTCCAGCGCGATCGAGCGCCTGGGCAACTTCCTGGTCAGCTACCGGCCGTAG
- a CDS encoding (Fe-S)-binding protein, producing the protein MLIRLVVGLSMTGLVGLLAARRVFWLFRLVMSGQKVGAERTNDIKSRIETQLREVAGQAKLLKWNIPGIAHFFTMWAFFVLITVYIEAYGQMFNPHFAIPLVGHWDFLGFMQDFFITAVTLSIFVFMVIRVLRNPTEHGRSSRFYGSHNGGAWLILVMILNVVWTFLLLRGAAANTGTLPYGKGAYLSHLMGKVMAPLGLAANENIETAALLLHVAVALGFLLIVLNSKHLHIFLAPINVTFKRLPNALGPLLPIEYQGEPLDFDNPPEDAVFGRGKIDDFTWKGMLDFATCTECGRCQSQCPAWNTGKPLSPKLLIMDLRDHWMAKAPYLLGDKPMPTGEVDLADAKPLPGHHVPEKGFERIGGSGPEQAVRPLVGTAEEGGVIDPDVLWSCTNCGACVEQCPVDIEHIDHIVDMRRYQVLVESEFPSELGVLFKNLENKGNPWGQNAKERTSWIDELNFDIPVYGQDVDSFDGFEYLFWVGCAGAYEDRAKKTTKATAELLAAAGVKFLVLGTGETCTGDPARRAGNEFLFQQLASQNVEMLNEVFDGLDKPDRKIIASCPHCFNTISREYPQLGSEYTVLHHTQVLNRLVRDKRLIPVAPVSREVTYHDPCFLGRHNKVYEPPRELVEASGANLVEMPRNRDRSFCCGAGGARMWMEEHIGKRVNHDRVDEALATGATTIATGCPFCRVMVSDGIDDRIEASGRSDVDVRDIAQLLLESLDMDAVTLPAKGTAAEAAAKAGPKKVEEKAPAPAAVATATAEKPAAEAKAAAPVTGLGMAGGAKRPGAKKAAPAAAPAAEASAAAPAAPAAPVKGLGMAGGAKRPGAKKAAPAAAPAAEASAAAPAAPAEPAAPAAAPAAPVKGLGMAAGARKPGAKKAAPAAAEPAAAAAEPVSAAAEPTSTATEPAAAPEAAPEAAPAAEAPKEQPPVKGLGIQRGARPPGKR; encoded by the coding sequence ATGCTGATCAGGCTGGTGGTCGGCCTGTCCATGACGGGACTCGTTGGCCTACTGGCCGCGCGCCGGGTGTTCTGGCTCTTCCGACTGGTCATGTCCGGTCAGAAGGTCGGCGCCGAGCGGACGAACGACATCAAGTCCCGGATCGAGACCCAGCTCCGCGAGGTCGCCGGCCAGGCCAAACTGCTGAAGTGGAATATCCCCGGGATCGCCCACTTCTTCACCATGTGGGCGTTCTTCGTCCTGATCACGGTCTACATCGAGGCCTACGGCCAGATGTTCAACCCACACTTCGCCATCCCGCTCGTCGGGCACTGGGACTTCCTGGGCTTCATGCAGGACTTCTTCATCACCGCGGTCACCTTGTCGATCTTCGTGTTCATGGTCATCCGGGTCCTGCGCAACCCGACCGAGCACGGCCGGTCGTCCCGGTTCTACGGCTCGCACAACGGCGGTGCATGGCTGATCCTCGTGATGATCCTCAACGTGGTCTGGACGTTCCTGCTGCTGCGCGGGGCCGCGGCCAACACCGGCACCCTGCCCTACGGCAAGGGCGCCTACCTGTCGCACCTCATGGGCAAGGTCATGGCGCCGCTGGGGCTCGCTGCCAACGAGAACATCGAGACCGCCGCACTGCTGCTGCACGTTGCCGTGGCGCTGGGCTTCCTGCTGATCGTGCTGAACTCCAAGCACCTGCACATCTTCTTGGCCCCGATCAACGTCACCTTCAAGCGACTGCCGAACGCCCTGGGCCCGCTGCTGCCGATCGAGTACCAGGGCGAGCCCCTGGACTTCGACAACCCGCCGGAAGACGCGGTGTTCGGCCGAGGCAAGATCGACGACTTCACCTGGAAGGGCATGCTCGACTTCGCCACCTGTACCGAGTGTGGCCGCTGCCAGTCGCAGTGTCCCGCCTGGAACACCGGCAAGCCGCTGAGCCCCAAGCTGCTCATCATGGACCTGCGTGACCACTGGATGGCCAAGGCTCCCTACCTGCTCGGCGACAAGCCGATGCCGACCGGTGAGGTCGACCTGGCCGACGCTAAGCCGCTGCCCGGCCACCACGTGCCGGAGAAGGGCTTCGAGCGCATCGGCGGCTCCGGCCCGGAGCAGGCCGTCCGCCCGCTGGTGGGCACCGCCGAAGAAGGCGGCGTCATCGACCCCGACGTGCTGTGGTCGTGCACCAACTGTGGCGCCTGCGTCGAGCAGTGCCCGGTGGACATCGAGCACATCGACCACATTGTCGACATGCGCCGCTACCAGGTGCTGGTGGAGTCGGAGTTCCCCTCCGAGTTGGGTGTGCTGTTCAAGAACCTGGAGAACAAGGGCAACCCGTGGGGGCAGAACGCCAAGGAGCGCACCTCCTGGATCGACGAGCTCAACTTCGACATTCCGGTCTACGGCCAGGACGTCGACAGCTTCGACGGGTTCGAGTACCTGTTCTGGGTGGGCTGCGCGGGCGCCTATGAGGACCGCGCCAAGAAGACCACCAAGGCGACCGCGGAACTGCTGGCCGCTGCCGGCGTGAAATTCCTGGTGCTGGGCACCGGGGAGACCTGTACCGGTGACCCCGCCCGGCGTGCCGGCAACGAGTTCCTGTTCCAGCAGTTGGCCTCGCAGAACGTCGAGATGCTCAACGAGGTGTTCGACGGCCTGGACAAGCCCGACCGCAAGATCATCGCCAGCTGCCCGCACTGCTTCAACACGATCTCCCGCGAATACCCGCAGCTGGGCAGCGAATACACGGTGCTGCACCACACCCAGGTGCTCAACCGGCTGGTCCGCGACAAGCGACTGATTCCGGTCGCTCCGGTGTCGCGGGAGGTCACCTACCACGACCCGTGCTTCCTGGGCCGCCACAACAAGGTCTACGAGCCGCCGCGTGAGCTGGTCGAGGCCTCAGGTGCCAACCTGGTCGAGATGCCGCGTAACCGCGACCGCTCGTTCTGCTGCGGCGCCGGCGGTGCCCGGATGTGGATGGAAGAGCACATCGGCAAGCGGGTGAACCACGACCGCGTGGATGAGGCGCTGGCCACCGGTGCCACCACCATCGCCACCGGCTGCCCGTTCTGCCGGGTGATGGTCAGTGACGGCATCGACGACCGCATCGAAGCCTCCGGGCGTTCCGATGTGGACGTGCGTGACATCGCCCAGCTGCTGCTGGAGTCCCTCGACATGGACGCGGTGACGTTGCCGGCCAAGGGCACTGCCGCCGAGGCCGCCGCTAAGGCCGGGCCGAAGAAGGTCGAGGAAAAGGCACCGGCACCGGCCGCGGTGGCCACCGCGACGGCGGAGAAGCCGGCTGCCGAGGCCAAGGCCGCGGCCCCGGTGACGGGCCTGGGGATGGCCGGTGGCGCCAAGCGCCCGGGCGCCAAGAAGGCGGCCCCGGCCGCTGCCCCCGCCGCCGAGGCCAGCGCTGCCGCCCCCGCGGCACCGGCAGCCCCGGTGAAGGGGCTGGGCATGGCCGGTGGCGCCAAGCGCCCGGGCGCCAAGAAGGCGGCCCCGGCCGCTGCCCCCGCCGCCGAGGCCAGCGCTGCCGCACCCGCGGCACCGGCCGAGCCGGCCGCACCCGCGGCGGCTCCGGCTGCTCCGGTCAAGGGCCTGGGCATGGCCGCGGGCGCCCGCAAGCCGGGCGCTAAGAAGGCGGCTCCGGCCGCCGCGGAACCGGCAGCTGCGGCCGCTGAACCGGTATCGGCCGCCGCCGAGCCCACCTCGACCGCCACCGAGCCCGCGGCCGCTCCCGAGGCCGCTCCCGAGGCCGCTCCGGCAGCGGAGGCGCCCAAGGAACAGCCGCCGGTGAAGGGGCTGGGCATCCAGCGCGGGGCACGCCCGCCGGGCAAACGCTGA
- a CDS encoding DUF3054 domain-containing protein, whose product MQSPRKPGWLGIDVVAVLIFCALGRRSHDEGLTLSGLATTAWPFLSGTVLGWLLSRGWRRPTALWPTGVTVWISTVLVGMLLREATSAGVATSFILVASTVTAAFLLGWRAVVELVARRRLDS is encoded by the coding sequence ATGCAATCACCGCGCAAGCCGGGTTGGCTCGGCATTGACGTGGTGGCCGTGTTGATCTTCTGCGCTCTCGGCCGGCGCAGCCACGATGAGGGCCTCACTCTCAGCGGCTTGGCCACCACGGCCTGGCCGTTTCTGAGCGGCACGGTGCTGGGCTGGCTGTTGTCGCGCGGCTGGCGCAGGCCCACCGCCCTTTGGCCCACCGGGGTGACGGTCTGGATCTCGACAGTGCTGGTCGGCATGCTTTTGCGCGAGGCGACCTCCGCCGGCGTGGCGACGAGCTTCATCCTGGTCGCCTCGACGGTCACCGCCGCGTTTCTGCTGGGCTGGCGAGCGGTCGTCGAGCTTGTCGCCCGCCGGCGTTTGGACAGCTGA
- a CDS encoding amino acid permease, whose amino-acid sequence MAHAPNSHLAPSAALTRENEGYHKDLAPRQLQMIALGGAIGTGLFLGAGGRLASAGPALFIVYAICGAFAFLILRALGELVLHRPSPGSFVSYAREFFGEKTAYVAGWLYFLNWSMTGIVDTTAIASYFHYWHLFEVIPQWTLALIALLAVLSMNLISVKLFGELEFWAALIKVLALLTFLVVGTIFLGGRYQVDGQETGLHLLTQNGGLLPTGLLPLVLVTSGVVFSYAGVELVGTAAGETPNPEKVMPRAINSVVARIAIFYVGSVVLLALLLPYTAFKEHQSPFVTFFSKVGFTGAGSLMNLVVLTAAFSSLNAGLYSTGRILRSMAVNGSGPAFTAKISKNGVPYGGILLTSGVGLLGVVLNALRPGQAFEIVLNIAAVGVMAAWATIVACQLRLLRLANAGVLKRPSFRMPLAPYSGYVTLAFLACVLVLMLFDHRSGPFVRGVLLIGTPALIIGWYLVRGRVQAAAALAETTPEQTSAVAAQPDPDE is encoded by the coding sequence ATGGCACACGCCCCCAACTCCCACCTTGCTCCCTCCGCTGCACTAACCCGTGAGAATGAGGGCTACCACAAGGACCTAGCCCCGCGGCAGCTGCAGATGATTGCCCTGGGCGGAGCCATCGGGACGGGACTGTTCCTCGGCGCCGGCGGCCGGCTCGCCTCGGCCGGGCCGGCCCTGTTCATCGTCTACGCGATCTGCGGCGCCTTTGCCTTCCTCATCCTGCGCGCACTCGGCGAGCTGGTGCTGCACCGACCGTCGCCGGGATCGTTCGTCTCGTACGCGCGTGAATTCTTCGGCGAGAAAACCGCCTACGTCGCGGGGTGGCTGTACTTCCTGAACTGGTCGATGACCGGCATCGTCGACACCACCGCGATCGCCAGCTACTTCCACTACTGGCACCTGTTCGAGGTGATCCCACAGTGGACGCTGGCCCTGATCGCCCTGTTGGCGGTGCTGTCGATGAACCTGATCTCGGTGAAGCTCTTCGGCGAGCTGGAGTTCTGGGCCGCGCTGATCAAGGTTCTCGCGCTGCTGACGTTCCTGGTGGTCGGCACCATCTTCTTGGGCGGCCGATACCAGGTCGACGGCCAGGAGACCGGCCTGCACCTCTTGACCCAGAACGGTGGACTCCTGCCGACCGGCCTGCTCCCGCTGGTATTGGTGACCTCCGGAGTGGTGTTCTCCTATGCCGGGGTCGAACTGGTCGGCACCGCCGCCGGCGAAACCCCGAACCCCGAGAAGGTCATGCCGCGGGCGATCAACTCGGTAGTGGCCCGCATCGCGATCTTCTACGTTGGCTCGGTAGTCCTGCTGGCGCTGCTGCTGCCGTACACCGCTTTCAAGGAGCACCAGAGCCCCTTCGTCACGTTCTTCTCCAAAGTCGGTTTCACCGGCGCAGGCAGCCTGATGAACCTGGTGGTGCTGACCGCCGCGTTCTCCAGCCTCAACGCGGGGCTGTACTCCACCGGGCGGATCCTGCGCTCGATGGCGGTCAACGGCAGCGGCCCGGCGTTCACCGCCAAGATCTCGAAGAACGGGGTGCCCTACGGCGGCATCCTGCTGACCAGTGGCGTCGGCCTGCTGGGCGTCGTCCTCAACGCGCTGCGCCCCGGCCAGGCCTTCGAGATCGTGCTCAACATCGCCGCGGTCGGAGTCATGGCGGCATGGGCGACCATCGTGGCCTGCCAGCTGCGGTTGCTCCGGCTGGCCAATGCCGGGGTGCTGAAACGGCCGTCGTTCCGGATGCCGCTGGCGCCCTACAGCGGGTACGTGACCTTGGCGTTCCTGGCCTGCGTGCTGGTCCTGATGCTGTTCGATCACCGCAGCGGCCCGTTCGTGCGGGGAGTGCTGCTCATCGGTACACCGGCACTGATCATCGGCTGGTATCTGGTGCGCGGACGGGTGCAGGCCGCGGCCGCCCTCGCCGAGACGACTCCCGAACAGACATCGGCTGTGGCCGCGCAGCCGGATCCGGACGAGTAG
- a CDS encoding MmcQ/YjbR family DNA-binding protein: MADRPARVADVHEVAASMPHVTRIEGPKGNSIYQVGGKSFVFFRTPRPDAKDPVTGEAYPDVIVIWVESDADKQALIQDPATPFFSTDHFNGHLSVLVREADLHAISKSELAEVVQDAWLSRASNRRRAAWLATHGTDGPAR, from the coding sequence ATGGCCGATCGACCCGCGCGAGTCGCAGACGTGCACGAGGTTGCTGCGTCGATGCCGCATGTCACTAGAATCGAAGGGCCGAAAGGCAATTCGATCTATCAGGTGGGCGGCAAGTCGTTCGTGTTCTTCCGTACCCCCCGGCCCGACGCCAAGGACCCCGTTACGGGTGAGGCCTACCCGGATGTCATCGTGATCTGGGTCGAATCCGACGCGGACAAACAGGCCCTCATTCAAGACCCCGCAACACCGTTCTTCAGCACTGATCATTTCAACGGCCATCTGTCCGTTCTGGTTCGGGAGGCAGACCTGCACGCGATCAGCAAGAGTGAACTGGCCGAAGTAGTCCAGGACGCCTGGCTTTCTCGAGCCTCGAATCGACGGAGGGCGGCCTGGCTGGCTACCCACGGCACCGACGGTCCGGCCCGATGA
- a CDS encoding FAD-dependent oxidoreductase, which yields MSNRIGVVGAGIAGLATAIALQHRGHGVTVVEQRTDTSSGAGISIWPNALAALDSLGLGDEVRAAGGRITAGAARWYDGSWLRRPAAERMVRALGEPLVVVQRSVLRDILAEALAAGSLHYGLAATDVTMLGDVVGLQLSDGTVSTFDAVIGADGIHSVLARHLNGPLRRRYVGYTAWRGIAAYALNPDLAGETMGPGIEVGHVPMGPDLTYWFATERVPEGQRAPEGELAYLRTKFAQWCEPIPSILAATSPADVLRDDLYDRGPARHWARGPIVLVGDAAHPMRPHLGQGGCQGLEDAAILAEFVDQAPDLTTAFARFVAFRRPRVAPLVRESAWFGKVVNARPGFLSAAASRATGLIPETLLMRHLASVAAGSAFVLPAAGAPR from the coding sequence ATGAGCAACCGAATCGGCGTAGTTGGGGCTGGCATCGCCGGGCTGGCGACTGCGATCGCGCTGCAGCATCGCGGTCACGGTGTCACCGTTGTCGAACAACGGACCGATACCTCATCGGGCGCCGGCATCAGCATCTGGCCCAATGCCCTGGCCGCCCTGGATAGCCTCGGTCTAGGCGATGAGGTCCGTGCGGCGGGCGGCCGGATCACCGCGGGCGCGGCGCGCTGGTACGACGGGTCGTGGCTGCGCCGCCCGGCGGCCGAACGGATGGTCCGGGCACTTGGTGAACCGCTCGTGGTGGTGCAGCGCTCGGTGCTTCGCGACATCCTCGCCGAAGCGCTGGCGGCAGGCAGCCTCCACTACGGCCTTGCCGCCACGGACGTGACGATGCTGGGAGACGTTGTAGGGCTGCAGCTTTCGGATGGCACGGTCAGTACGTTCGATGCTGTCATCGGCGCCGACGGCATCCATTCGGTGCTGGCTCGCCACCTCAACGGCCCGCTGCGCCGGCGCTACGTCGGTTACACCGCATGGCGGGGAATCGCTGCCTATGCCCTGAATCCCGACCTGGCGGGCGAAACCATGGGGCCCGGAATCGAAGTCGGGCATGTGCCGATGGGGCCGGACCTGACCTATTGGTTCGCTACCGAACGTGTCCCCGAGGGGCAACGAGCGCCCGAGGGGGAACTGGCCTACCTGCGAACCAAGTTCGCCCAGTGGTGTGAGCCCATCCCGAGCATTCTGGCCGCAACGTCGCCTGCCGACGTGTTGCGCGATGACCTCTACGACCGCGGACCCGCCCGTCACTGGGCGCGCGGCCCGATAGTGCTGGTCGGCGATGCGGCCCATCCCATGCGTCCGCATCTGGGGCAGGGCGGCTGCCAGGGCCTGGAAGACGCCGCCATCCTGGCTGAATTCGTTGACCAGGCACCCGATCTGACCACCGCGTTCGCCAGGTTCGTCGCCTTCCGTCGGCCGCGGGTCGCCCCGCTGGTCCGGGAGTCGGCATGGTTCGGGAAAGTCGTCAACGCGCGGCCCGGCTTCCTCAGCGCCGCCGCCAGCCGCGCCACCGGTCTGATTCCCGAAACGCTGCTGATGCGGCACCTGGCAAGCGTTGCCGCAGGATCGGCATTTGTGCTGCCGGCGGCGGGGGCGCCGCGATGA
- a CDS encoding cytochrome P450 codes for MRPGLWLRWAVLQGFPRAFLAVQARRGDPMARLLIGPVRGGDPEPLTEQIRARGRLTRTPFVSVTADHELCRAILRDDRFGASNPANINLPKATRWLIDRTDPGLPNPAEPPSMLVVDPPDHTRYRRAVVRAFTPRAIDKLRTRIVEITHELLDRMESSARPDLIADFAGPLPALIIAEILGIPDEQRSQMLDRGDRGAPLLDIGVSWSTFRCAMQSLRENDHEFSDHIERLRNNPGDDIYSQIIRDGDLDRRELGVTALLLAGAGFETTINLIGNAIVLLLRHREQLAKVREDPQLWPGAVEEVLRFDSPVQMTSRNALCDLELAGYDLTAGETVALLLGGANRDPGVFEEPRRFDVTRANAKEHLSFSSGIHACLGANLARMEATIALQALFERFPDLQLDGPPTPRGLATLHGFRRIPATT; via the coding sequence ATGAGGCCAGGGTTGTGGCTTAGATGGGCAGTGTTGCAGGGGTTTCCGCGCGCGTTTCTTGCCGTGCAGGCGCGGCGCGGCGACCCGATGGCACGTTTGCTCATCGGCCCAGTGCGTGGCGGCGACCCGGAACCGCTGACCGAACAGATCCGTGCGCGTGGCCGATTGACGCGCACGCCGTTCGTCTCGGTGACGGCCGACCATGAGCTGTGCCGGGCAATCCTGCGCGACGACAGGTTCGGAGCGAGCAACCCGGCCAATATCAATCTGCCCAAAGCGACTCGCTGGTTGATCGACCGAACGGACCCGGGGCTGCCGAATCCGGCTGAGCCGCCCTCGATGCTGGTGGTCGATCCGCCCGACCACACGCGTTACCGACGTGCGGTGGTGCGCGCGTTCACTCCTCGTGCGATCGACAAGTTGCGGACCCGGATCGTCGAGATCACTCATGAGTTGCTGGATCGGATGGAATCGTCAGCGCGTCCGGATCTGATCGCCGACTTCGCGGGGCCCTTACCGGCGTTGATCATCGCCGAGATTCTCGGCATCCCCGACGAACAGCGGTCGCAGATGCTCGACCGGGGTGATCGTGGCGCACCGTTGCTCGATATCGGGGTGTCGTGGAGCACCTTTCGATGTGCCATGCAGTCCCTGCGGGAAAACGATCACGAGTTCAGCGACCACATCGAGCGGTTGCGCAACAACCCCGGTGACGACATCTACAGCCAGATCATCCGCGACGGGGACCTCGACCGACGCGAACTGGGTGTGACCGCACTGCTGCTCGCCGGCGCGGGTTTTGAGACCACCATCAACCTGATCGGCAACGCGATCGTGCTGTTGCTGCGCCACCGCGAACAGTTGGCGAAAGTGCGCGAGGACCCCCAATTGTGGCCGGGCGCGGTCGAGGAAGTCCTGCGCTTCGACAGCCCGGTGCAGATGACGTCGCGCAACGCCCTCTGCGACCTCGAGCTTGCCGGATACGACCTCACCGCCGGCGAAACGGTGGCGCTACTGCTGGGCGGCGCCAACCGCGACCCCGGCGTGTTCGAGGAGCCCCGCCGTTTCGACGTCACCCGGGCCAACGCCAAAGAGCATCTGTCGTTCAGCAGCGGGATCCACGCCTGCCTCGGCGCCAACCTGGCCCGGATGGAAGCCACCATCGCGTTGCAAGCGTTGTTCGAACGGTTCCCCGACCTGCAGCTCGACGGACCTCCGACGCCACGCGGGCTGGCCACCCTGCACGGCTTCCGGCGCATTCCGGCGACCACCTGA
- a CDS encoding winged helix-turn-helix transcriptional regulator translates to MTFLQGPLADRGSWSAIGECPVEKTMAVVGTKSAMLIMREAYYGTTRFDDFAIRVGITKAATATRLAELVELGLLARRPYREPGQRSRDEYVLTDAGTDFMPVVWAMFQWGQRHLPNRGRLRLTHLDCGADAQVEIRCTEGHRVEPGELGARLVTSKVSRPE, encoded by the coding sequence ATGACTTTTCTGCAGGGGCCACTCGCTGACCGTGGTTCCTGGTCAGCGATCGGTGAGTGCCCCGTCGAAAAGACCATGGCGGTCGTCGGAACCAAATCCGCGATGCTGATCATGCGCGAGGCCTACTACGGCACTACCCGATTCGATGACTTCGCGATCCGGGTCGGCATCACCAAAGCAGCGACCGCGACACGGCTCGCGGAACTCGTCGAACTCGGGTTGCTGGCCCGCCGGCCCTACCGTGAGCCCGGCCAGCGCAGCCGCGACGAATACGTCCTGACCGACGCCGGCACTGATTTCATGCCGGTGGTCTGGGCCATGTTCCAGTGGGGACAACGTCACCTGCCCAACCGGGGGCGGCTACGTCTGACGCATCTGGACTGCGGCGCGGACGCGCAGGTCGAGATCCGCTGCACCGAAGGTCACCGCGTCGAGCCCGGCGAACTGGGCGCACGGCTGGTCACGTCAAAGGTGTCACGTCCTGAATGA